In Chryseobacterium shigense, the following proteins share a genomic window:
- a CDS encoding putative quinol monooxygenase produces MKIYLTAIIKAKEENREEVLDILQNMVKETRKEDACELYSLHQGIEDKNQFTFYEIWKTEEGLAQHNQQPYIQAFGAIVDEKLQEKPQIYTTHILL; encoded by the coding sequence ATGAAAATTTATCTTACAGCAATTATAAAAGCCAAAGAAGAAAACCGGGAAGAAGTACTGGACATTCTTCAGAACATGGTAAAAGAAACCAGAAAAGAGGACGCATGCGAGCTGTACAGCCTTCACCAGGGAATTGAAGATAAGAACCAGTTCACTTTCTATGAGATCTGGAAAACAGAAGAAGGACTCGCACAGCACAATCAGCAGCCCTATATTCAGGCTTTTGGCGCTATTGTTGATGAAAAATTACAGGAGAAACCTCAAATTTATACTACTCACATCTTACTATGA
- a CDS encoding NAD-dependent epimerase/dehydratase family protein translates to MKRVFITGITGYIGGTVAKKLLEKDYSVAGLVRNAAAAEKLQQLGIESIIGNIHDETVLNVAISNADIIIHTADSADDAYAADSFINALEGSGKTFIFTSGSAIFGGKENGEKNDFVHTEDIPLSPRLEMASRVLINNYVLQSAKKNIRSIVIVPTMVYGNGLGLKKDSIQLPALINFSKEKGFGVYFGKGENIWSNLHIEDLADLYVLALEKAKAGSLYYAENGSSTIRNLAENISRQYNLQPAQSVSIQEAVNTFGPAGGYFGFASNSLCNSDKAKAELGWNPQHTSIEKFI, encoded by the coding sequence ATGAAAAGAGTATTTATAACAGGAATTACCGGTTATATCGGTGGTACTGTTGCAAAGAAATTATTGGAGAAAGACTACAGTGTAGCAGGACTTGTCCGTAATGCAGCCGCAGCAGAAAAGTTACAGCAGCTGGGAATTGAATCCATTATAGGAAATATACATGATGAAACTGTTTTAAATGTAGCCATTTCTAATGCTGACATTATTATCCACACTGCAGATTCTGCTGATGATGCCTATGCTGCAGACAGCTTCATCAATGCACTGGAAGGAAGCGGCAAAACATTTATTTTCACTTCAGGCTCTGCTATTTTCGGAGGAAAAGAAAATGGAGAGAAGAATGATTTTGTTCACACCGAAGACATTCCCCTGAGCCCAAGACTGGAAATGGCTTCCCGCGTACTGATTAATAATTATGTACTTCAGTCTGCCAAAAAAAACATAAGAAGCATTGTTATTGTACCCACAATGGTATACGGCAACGGTCTCGGCCTGAAAAAAGACAGTATCCAGCTTCCCGCCTTAATTAATTTTTCTAAAGAAAAAGGATTCGGGGTTTATTTCGGAAAAGGTGAAAATATATGGTCAAACCTTCACATTGAAGACCTGGCAGATCTGTATGTTCTTGCATTGGAAAAAGCAAAAGCGGGTTCACTGTATTATGCGGAAAACGGATCTTCAACCATCAGGAACCTGGCAGAAAATATAAGCAGACAATATAATTTACAGCCGGCACAGTCCGTAAGCATACAGGAAGCAGTGAATACATTTGGTCCGGCAGGCGGATATTTCGGATTTGCATCCAACAGTTTATGTAATTCTGACAAAGCAAAAGCAGAACTGGGCTGGAATCCCCAACATACATCAATTGAAAAATTTATTTAA
- a CDS encoding NAD(P)H-dependent oxidoreductase, whose product MKKVLIINGGQNFGHSGGKYNNTIAENTLEVLKKFENIEVKTTQIAEGFDKDEEVKKFVWADYIIYHTPIWWFQLPNGFKKYIDEVFTAGHAKGIYMSDGRNAENPKINYGTGGMLGGRKYMVTTSWNAPETAFTLPGEFFNETSVDNGPLFGFHRMNAFVSLEKMESFHFHDVEKNADIERDMKLYREHLENVFEKELKPQLV is encoded by the coding sequence ATGAAAAAAGTATTGATCATTAACGGAGGACAAAATTTCGGACATTCCGGAGGAAAATATAATAACACGATTGCAGAAAATACATTAGAAGTACTTAAAAAATTTGAAAATATCGAGGTAAAAACCACACAAATTGCAGAGGGCTTCGATAAGGATGAAGAGGTTAAGAAATTTGTATGGGCAGATTATATCATCTACCACACTCCTATCTGGTGGTTCCAGCTTCCTAATGGTTTTAAAAAATATATTGACGAAGTTTTCACAGCCGGTCATGCCAAAGGAATTTACATGAGTGACGGAAGAAACGCAGAAAACCCGAAAATCAATTACGGAACCGGAGGAATGCTGGGAGGGAGAAAATATATGGTAACCACAAGCTGGAACGCACCTGAAACCGCTTTTACACTTCCGGGAGAATTCTTCAATGAAACAAGTGTAGATAATGGACCATTATTCGGGTTCCATAGAATGAATGCCTTTGTCTCTTTAGAAAAAATGGAAAGTTTTCACTTTCATGATGTAGAAAAAAATGCTGATATAGAGCGTGATATGAAACTTTACAGAGAGCATCTTGAAAATGTTTTCGAAAAAGAACTTAAACCGCAATTAGTGTAA
- a CDS encoding LysR family transcriptional regulator, with translation MVNLEWYRTFKAIYKTGTLTGAADSLFISQPGVSLHLSSLEAYVGYKLFDRTGRKMIPTERGKVLFNAVAEPLSKLEDVEKNFQKSTEKLTPTISVGMCFETFQTTLEQYVSTLPFNLIISFGEYPEMLDQLDKGILDLIITPKKGVSPNIEHEAFSSEQIILVGGKEVDTESFLKTLKIKGIEHAEEWLKQEKWYGTTGDMEHLFQFWIMNFGHKPNFRPNYIVPNLNSIIRCLKGGTGLAVIPNFLCKNEIESGEVKLIWEGEKKLENTLYFGCRKKTNYQSEIDHIKGLFRKVMNKM, from the coding sequence ATGGTGAATTTAGAATGGTACCGCACTTTTAAAGCAATATATAAAACCGGAACACTGACGGGTGCAGCAGATTCCCTGTTTATTTCCCAACCCGGCGTAAGTTTACATTTAAGTTCACTGGAAGCTTATGTAGGCTATAAGTTATTTGACAGGACCGGCAGGAAAATGATACCTACTGAAAGGGGGAAGGTTTTATTTAATGCTGTGGCTGAACCGCTGTCCAAGCTGGAAGACGTGGAGAAGAATTTTCAGAAATCTACGGAAAAGCTGACTCCTACCATCAGTGTAGGAATGTGTTTTGAAACATTTCAGACTACCCTGGAGCAATATGTTTCTACTTTGCCTTTCAATCTGATTATCAGTTTCGGGGAATATCCTGAAATGCTGGATCAGCTTGATAAAGGAATTCTGGATCTGATTATTACCCCTAAAAAAGGAGTATCGCCTAACATAGAACATGAGGCATTTTCTTCAGAACAGATCATTCTTGTAGGCGGAAAAGAGGTAGATACCGAAAGTTTCCTTAAAACTCTTAAAATAAAAGGAATTGAACATGCCGAAGAATGGCTGAAGCAGGAAAAATGGTACGGAACAACGGGCGATATGGAGCATCTTTTTCAGTTCTGGATCATGAATTTCGGTCATAAGCCGAATTTCCGCCCCAATTATATCGTCCCTAATTTAAATTCAATTATCCGTTGCCTGAAAGGGGGAACCGGGCTGGCTGTTATTCCGAATTTCCTTTGTAAAAATGAAATAGAGAGCGGTGAAGTTAAACTGATCTGGGAAGGCGAGAAAAAACTTGAAAATACATTGTATTTCGGTTGCAGAAAAAAAACAAACTACCAATCCGAGATCGACCATATTAAAGGGTTATTCAGAAAGGTGATGAACAAGATGTAA